The following coding sequences lie in one Polluticoccus soli genomic window:
- a CDS encoding TIGR02757 family protein — MPDLKRLKNLLDEKVRLYNQPSFIIKDPISIPHRFSKKQDIEISGLFAAVLAWGNRTSIINNCSRLMEWMDNAPYEFILQHKDTDLKKFLGFAHRTFNATDLLYFIEFLQYHYSQHKSLEEAFVPAKAYTEDTVEQALIHFHNYFFSIEHPERTKKHISTPARKSACKRLNMYLRWMVRKDNAGVDFGIWKKIKPSQLVCPLDVHVARVAKRLELLENDKSNWSNALQLTYHLHQLNPDDPAVYDYALFGLGMAERF; from the coding sequence AAAAATTTATTGGACGAAAAAGTAAGGCTGTATAATCAGCCTTCTTTTATTATTAAGGACCCCATCTCCATACCCCACCGCTTTAGCAAAAAGCAGGATATAGAAATATCAGGTCTTTTTGCCGCGGTGCTTGCCTGGGGTAACCGCACTTCTATCATCAACAACTGCTCACGACTCATGGAATGGATGGATAATGCTCCTTACGAGTTTATCCTTCAGCACAAGGACACCGATCTGAAGAAATTTTTGGGTTTTGCACACCGCACCTTCAACGCGACAGACCTACTGTATTTCATCGAATTTCTTCAATACCACTATTCGCAACACAAGTCCCTGGAAGAAGCATTTGTACCGGCAAAGGCCTATACAGAAGATACAGTGGAACAGGCATTGATCCATTTTCACAACTACTTCTTTTCAATCGAACATCCCGAACGAACAAAAAAACACATTTCAACGCCTGCCAGAAAATCAGCGTGCAAACGCCTCAACATGTACCTCCGCTGGATGGTTCGTAAAGACAATGCAGGTGTGGATTTTGGCATCTGGAAAAAGATCAAACCCAGCCAGCTTGTTTGTCCACTGGACGTACACGTGGCGAGGGTCGCCAAAAGGCTGGAACTGTTGGAAAATGATAAGTCTAACTGGAGCAACGCACTTCAACTTACCTATCATCTCCATCAGCTTAACCCTGACGACCCTGCTGTGTATGATTATGCCTTGTTTGGGCTTGGTATGGCGGAACGCTTCTAA